Proteins found in one Clostridium kluyveri DSM 555 genomic segment:
- a CDS encoding membrane protein insertase YidC, with the protein MQYLNNAFVQFFEFLHRNVTSLIPNQNISYGIAIILMTLIIRIIILPLGVKQLKSSLIMNEIQPEVKKLQEKYKKDPQRAQQEMMKLYKEKGASPFSGCLPLLIQWPILIALYYVFNNLSGINGVSFLWISDLAKRDIFLAILSGITTYLSTYFMMSSNNSEQAKQTQTMNIGMSGFMVFMSLGFKSALVLYWVVSNLIQIAQTLVIKRIGSKKNTSPSKA; encoded by the coding sequence TTGCAATATCTAAATAATGCTTTTGTTCAGTTTTTTGAGTTTTTACATCGTAACGTGACTTCACTTATACCTAATCAAAATATATCTTATGGTATAGCAATAATTTTAATGACTTTAATAATTAGAATTATAATACTTCCATTAGGTGTAAAACAGTTGAAGTCTTCACTTATAATGAATGAAATTCAGCCAGAAGTTAAAAAGTTGCAGGAAAAATATAAAAAAGATCCACAAAGAGCTCAACAGGAAATGATGAAATTATATAAGGAAAAAGGTGCTAGTCCTTTCAGCGGATGTTTACCACTTCTTATTCAATGGCCTATTTTAATTGCCCTCTACTATGTTTTTAATAATTTATCTGGAATAAATGGTGTTAGTTTTTTATGGATAAGTGATTTAGCTAAAAGAGATATATTCCTTGCTATTTTATCTGGAATAACTACTTATTTATCTACATATTTTATGATGTCTTCAAATAATAGTGAACAGGCCAAACAGACACAAACTATGAATATAGGAATGTCTGGGTTTATGGTATTTATGAGCTTGGGATTCAAATCTGCATTGGTATTGTATTGGGTTGTTAGTAATTTGATTCAAATAGCACAAACTTTAGTTATAAAGAGGATTGGAAGCAAGAAGAACACTAGTCCTAGTAAAGCTTAG